From a single Couchioplanes caeruleus genomic region:
- a CDS encoding YybH family protein, with product MTDREKALHPEDLTRLFVERANAKDAEGLSLLYEEDAVMAYPPGRQIVGREAIRKLWEEALPHMPAFEPEEPLPTLISGDLALTSTPPKDGSGARAQVVRRQPDGSWLRVLDQPEFTPPR from the coding sequence ATGACCGACCGAGAGAAAGCCCTTCACCCCGAGGACCTCACGCGCCTGTTCGTCGAACGCGCCAACGCCAAGGACGCGGAAGGACTGTCGCTGCTGTACGAGGAGGACGCCGTGATGGCGTACCCACCGGGCCGGCAGATCGTGGGCCGGGAGGCCATCCGCAAGCTGTGGGAGGAGGCGCTGCCGCACATGCCGGCGTTCGAACCGGAAGAGCCTCTGCCGACGCTGATCAGCGGGGACCTGGCGCTGACCTCGACGCCGCCGAAGGACGGGTCGGGAGCGCGGGCACAGGTCGTACGCCGCCAACCCGACGGCAGCTGGCTCCGGGTTCTCGACCAGCCCGAGTTCACCCCGCCCCGCTAG
- a CDS encoding caspase family protein: MTRKALLIGAETGGLSGVLNDVEAMAGALEPRGFRVERLVTPDATRAAILDGYEKLIVDAAPDDAFVIYYSGHGGRLQAPGGAAATGPDLQFIVPDDYADADDFHGITGVELSVLLARLTAVARNVTVVLDCCHAAHMSRQTDLRVKSLLRERDGSTYESVERHVGRLKAAGLAVQQRHLISNPYAVRVVACSPSQSAWEGANRDGVRMGLLTDALARALRDTAGLRLSWATLLDAVRRDVQTLAPGQRPEAEGPSTRQPFETVDLDPLGALPVAVTTPDRVQLLGAPLLGVAVGDEFTIMPADAVGPQDGPALGTATVDRLLPTAAAAPLRIGPAASDVPADARAFRTKAAAPALPVRLPYGHPVTAELVNALALRPLVRPADPETEAHAPVAVTVEDDGGLVVRDGTGPLHAPYPPNPLGVSAIAANLQRVAQAAALRRLSGDPDHPLDHGVHVEWGRVRDGREEPLPSGGALLHAYAGERVYFRLRNDGVEPAYVSLVDIGVSARIAVLTAADPGGVRLAPGGTYTYGWDEDLRRLTGVDVTWPEGTDAALARPETVLVLISDAPVDVSVLQQQGVRGDADRLGAAPGLAGLIAQIATGATREIGDPPGKSVRYVVQAVDFTVSPTAPPAVEQATFLVDDRPPEPVRLLSPRGALPGRVAVRIAELIVHRNRALGSADIRVDAVVLTGGPDGRPVYRAETMRFSNVRDGERLPMDDVLIYHGPAVDFLDIAVWVSRDTGGSLALSALLEERLNSPALQAASAQIAGLAMTAPHAAAAVAVLGAGAVLVNTAYELLTGVVGPGIGLYRTSLLAQEQFGIGRHERHPQDFSFTYSVDQVD, translated from the coding sequence ATGACGCGAAAAGCTCTTCTGATCGGCGCCGAGACCGGGGGCCTGAGCGGCGTGCTCAACGACGTCGAGGCGATGGCCGGGGCGTTGGAGCCGCGCGGCTTCCGGGTGGAGCGGCTGGTGACGCCGGACGCCACCCGGGCCGCGATCCTCGACGGGTACGAGAAACTGATCGTCGACGCCGCCCCGGACGACGCCTTCGTCATCTACTACAGCGGCCACGGCGGCCGGCTGCAGGCGCCGGGCGGCGCGGCGGCCACCGGGCCGGACCTGCAGTTCATCGTGCCCGACGACTACGCGGACGCCGACGACTTCCACGGCATCACCGGCGTCGAGCTGTCCGTGCTCCTGGCCCGGCTGACCGCGGTCGCCCGCAACGTCACCGTGGTGCTCGACTGCTGCCACGCCGCCCACATGTCCCGGCAGACGGACCTGCGGGTGAAGTCGCTGCTCCGGGAACGGGACGGGTCGACGTACGAGAGCGTCGAGCGGCATGTCGGCAGGCTGAAGGCGGCCGGCCTGGCCGTGCAGCAGCGGCATCTGATCAGCAACCCGTACGCGGTCCGCGTGGTCGCCTGCTCGCCGTCGCAGTCGGCGTGGGAGGGCGCCAACCGGGACGGCGTCCGGATGGGCCTGCTCACCGACGCCCTGGCCCGCGCCCTGCGGGACACCGCCGGGCTGAGGCTCAGCTGGGCCACGCTGCTCGACGCGGTCCGCCGCGACGTGCAGACGCTCGCGCCCGGCCAGCGGCCCGAGGCGGAGGGGCCGTCCACCCGGCAGCCGTTCGAGACCGTCGACCTGGACCCGCTCGGCGCTCTGCCGGTCGCGGTGACCACGCCGGACCGGGTGCAGCTGCTCGGTGCGCCGCTGCTGGGCGTCGCGGTCGGCGACGAGTTCACCATCATGCCGGCCGACGCCGTCGGGCCGCAGGACGGACCGGCGCTCGGGACCGCGACGGTCGACCGGCTGCTGCCGACCGCCGCCGCGGCACCGCTGCGGATCGGCCCGGCCGCGTCGGACGTGCCCGCCGACGCCCGCGCGTTCCGCACCAAGGCCGCGGCGCCGGCGCTGCCGGTGCGTCTGCCGTACGGGCATCCCGTGACGGCGGAGCTGGTCAACGCGCTGGCTCTGCGTCCCCTGGTGCGCCCGGCCGACCCGGAGACCGAGGCGCACGCGCCGGTCGCGGTGACCGTCGAGGACGATGGGGGGCTGGTGGTCCGGGACGGGACCGGGCCGCTGCACGCGCCGTACCCGCCGAATCCGTTGGGGGTCAGCGCGATCGCGGCCAACCTGCAGCGCGTCGCCCAGGCCGCGGCACTGCGCCGGCTGAGCGGAGACCCGGACCACCCGCTGGACCACGGCGTGCACGTCGAATGGGGGCGGGTGCGCGACGGCCGGGAGGAGCCGCTGCCCTCGGGCGGGGCACTGCTTCACGCGTACGCCGGGGAGCGCGTGTACTTCCGGCTGCGGAATGACGGCGTGGAACCGGCGTACGTCTCGCTCGTGGACATCGGGGTCTCCGCGCGCATCGCCGTGCTGACCGCGGCCGACCCCGGCGGTGTCCGGCTCGCGCCCGGTGGCACGTACACGTACGGCTGGGACGAGGATCTGCGGCGGCTGACCGGGGTCGACGTGACCTGGCCGGAGGGCACCGACGCGGCGCTGGCCCGCCCGGAGACCGTGCTGGTGCTGATCAGCGACGCACCGGTGGACGTGAGCGTGCTGCAGCAGCAGGGCGTCCGCGGCGACGCCGACCGCCTCGGCGCCGCGCCCGGGCTGGCCGGCCTGATCGCCCAGATCGCCACCGGCGCGACCCGCGAGATCGGCGACCCTCCCGGCAAGAGCGTTCGCTACGTCGTCCAGGCCGTGGACTTCACGGTGAGCCCGACCGCTCCGCCGGCCGTGGAGCAGGCGACGTTCCTGGTCGACGACCGGCCGCCGGAACCGGTCCGGCTGCTGTCGCCCCGCGGTGCGCTCCCCGGCCGGGTGGCGGTACGGATCGCCGAGCTGATCGTGCACCGCAACCGTGCCCTGGGCAGTGCGGACATCCGCGTGGATGCGGTCGTGCTGACCGGTGGCCCGGATGGCCGGCCGGTGTACCGGGCCGAGACGATGCGGTTCAGCAACGTGCGCGACGGTGAGCGGCTGCCGATGGACGACGTGCTGATCTACCACGGTCCGGCGGTCGACTTCCTCGACATCGCCGTCTGGGTCTCCCGGGACACCGGCGGGAGCCTCGCGCTCAGCGCGCTGCTGGAGGAGCGGCTGAACAGCCCCGCGCTGCAGGCGGCGAGCGCGCAGATCGCCGGGCTCGCGATGACGGCGCCGCACGCCGCTGCCGCGGTCGCCGTGCTCGGTGCCGGCGCGGTGCTGGTGAACACGGCGTACGAGCTGCTGACCGGAGTGGTCGGGCCGGGCATCGGGCTGTACCGCACCTCCCTGCTCGCCCAGGAGCAGTTCGGCATCGGGCGGCACGAGCGCCACCCGCAGGACTTCTCGTTCACGTACTCGGTCGACCAGGTCGACTGA
- a CDS encoding ATP-binding protein: MPHDTALIGRRDEVARLAAQLDDVRAGSARTALVAGEAGVGKSRLLTAFVAEARAAGAHVLAGVAEEHFGAPMPYGPILDALEGFVRDYGPMRAAALGGPAYGILTKFFDLGGDPMGSQQQVFLAVRRMLDHIGGDAPVVLVLEDLHWADPSTLDLLRHLGQARPEGRRLLLLGSYRSVGIERDAPLLWQLLGSPAFLRRTERIELGRFGLDEVRELLSAGSGGRVDARLVRRCFEWSGGNPFFAEQLMAAGALAEPDSVRLSADLMTIILARLHTLKPVSGQVLRVAAVAGRAMSRRLLRTVSGLPGEQLNEALQECFDRQMLYAGDDQDVYRFQHALLREAVYQSTVRDARVDLHLAMARALTADPGLGLGEGSAAAELASHWYLAGSWPEALGAAVQAGRAAVRTLAFPSAEVQFQRALELWPRVPDAESRAGMSRVELLAAAADAARWAGHVEPAVEHIRRAVTEAGDAEPDRLGELHERLGSYLWEAGRRAESLAAYRQAAALLGDRPPSAVKARVSAALALGDLQAGRYAEGRQKADAALAMALDVNAVAEQGRALNISGLALGMLGDHERGEERLRQALEIARSVNHLEDRFRAYGNLGLVLENAGRLREAATVTTQGLEVARQFDLAYTRQGTVLANNASAALVLLGEWDEAERIITEVSLDRPPQESLYPRLTLAEVRVARGDFDGARELLASIADVEKGEDPRFLGPLHTVRAELALGEGDLAGAAAEVAHGLSVLRDGENTMELLRLCAVGMRCAADRGAPEASDELALLAGSVRGRKLTAEEEQLLSLCAAERKRSRRADTAEVWSQVAAGWAGLDRAYPAAYARWREAEAAGRDRDRAKRAAREAHRAARALGAAPLAGRVERFAARIGMNLAEAAPPLPYGLTPTEWEVLGYLYDGYDAARIAQLRGRSRRTVETQIGRVFRRLGVHNAVEAVAFARREGFFEAA; this comes from the coding sequence GTGCCGCACGACACCGCCTTGATCGGCCGCAGGGACGAGGTGGCCCGGCTCGCCGCCCAGCTTGACGACGTGCGGGCCGGGAGTGCTCGTACGGCCCTGGTCGCGGGGGAGGCGGGCGTCGGGAAGAGCCGCCTTCTGACCGCGTTCGTCGCCGAGGCGCGCGCGGCCGGCGCCCACGTTCTCGCCGGTGTGGCCGAGGAGCATTTCGGGGCCCCGATGCCGTACGGGCCGATTCTGGACGCTCTCGAGGGCTTCGTGCGGGACTACGGACCCATGCGGGCCGCGGCACTCGGCGGGCCGGCGTACGGGATCCTGACGAAGTTCTTCGACCTGGGCGGCGATCCGATGGGTTCGCAGCAGCAGGTTTTCCTCGCCGTGCGGCGGATGCTCGACCACATCGGCGGTGATGCGCCGGTCGTGCTGGTGCTCGAGGACCTGCACTGGGCCGATCCGTCCACTCTCGACCTCCTGCGGCATCTGGGACAGGCCCGTCCGGAGGGCCGCCGGCTGTTGCTGCTGGGCAGCTACCGATCCGTCGGGATCGAGCGGGACGCTCCGCTGCTGTGGCAGCTGCTGGGCAGTCCGGCTTTCCTGCGGCGCACCGAGCGCATCGAGCTCGGCCGGTTCGGCCTCGACGAGGTGCGGGAGCTGCTGAGCGCGGGCAGCGGGGGTCGCGTCGATGCGCGGCTGGTGCGGCGCTGTTTCGAGTGGTCGGGCGGGAATCCGTTCTTCGCCGAGCAGCTGATGGCTGCGGGCGCCCTGGCCGAGCCGGACAGCGTGCGGCTGTCGGCCGACCTGATGACGATCATTCTGGCTCGGTTGCACACGCTGAAGCCGGTGTCCGGTCAGGTGCTGCGCGTCGCGGCCGTCGCCGGGCGGGCGATGAGCCGGCGTCTGCTGCGTACGGTCAGCGGATTGCCCGGGGAGCAGCTCAACGAGGCGCTGCAGGAGTGCTTCGACCGGCAGATGCTGTACGCCGGGGACGACCAGGACGTGTACCGCTTCCAGCACGCCCTGCTGCGGGAGGCGGTCTACCAGAGCACCGTCCGCGACGCCCGCGTCGACCTGCATCTGGCCATGGCCCGGGCGCTGACCGCCGACCCGGGTCTGGGGCTGGGCGAGGGTTCCGCGGCGGCCGAGCTGGCCAGCCACTGGTATCTGGCGGGGAGCTGGCCGGAGGCGCTCGGCGCGGCGGTTCAGGCCGGCCGCGCCGCCGTACGCACGCTGGCGTTCCCATCGGCGGAGGTGCAGTTCCAGCGGGCGCTGGAGCTGTGGCCCAGGGTGCCGGACGCGGAGTCGCGGGCGGGCATGTCCCGGGTGGAGCTGCTCGCCGCGGCGGCGGATGCGGCGCGGTGGGCGGGGCATGTCGAGCCGGCGGTCGAGCACATCCGGCGTGCCGTCACGGAGGCGGGCGACGCCGAGCCCGACCGGCTGGGGGAGTTGCACGAGCGGCTCGGCTCCTACCTGTGGGAGGCGGGCCGGCGGGCGGAGTCGCTGGCGGCGTACCGGCAGGCGGCCGCGCTGCTCGGCGACCGTCCGCCGTCGGCGGTGAAGGCGCGGGTGTCCGCCGCCCTCGCCCTGGGCGATCTGCAGGCCGGACGGTACGCCGAGGGCCGGCAGAAGGCGGACGCCGCGCTGGCCATGGCGCTCGACGTGAACGCCGTCGCCGAGCAGGGACGCGCGTTGAACATCTCCGGCCTGGCCCTCGGCATGCTCGGCGACCACGAGCGTGGCGAGGAGCGGCTGCGTCAGGCGCTGGAGATCGCCCGGTCGGTCAACCACCTCGAGGACCGGTTCCGGGCGTACGGGAATCTGGGCCTGGTGCTGGAGAACGCCGGCCGCCTGCGGGAGGCGGCGACCGTCACCACGCAGGGGCTGGAGGTGGCACGGCAGTTCGATCTGGCGTACACGCGGCAGGGGACCGTGCTGGCCAACAACGCCAGCGCCGCGCTCGTGCTGCTCGGCGAGTGGGACGAGGCCGAGCGGATCATCACCGAGGTGTCGCTGGACCGGCCGCCGCAGGAGAGCCTGTACCCGCGGCTGACGCTCGCCGAGGTGAGGGTGGCGAGGGGCGACTTCGACGGGGCCCGGGAGCTGCTCGCCTCGATCGCGGACGTGGAGAAGGGCGAGGATCCCCGGTTCCTCGGCCCGTTGCACACGGTCCGGGCCGAGCTGGCACTCGGTGAGGGGGACCTGGCCGGGGCGGCCGCCGAGGTGGCCCACGGGCTGTCGGTGTTGCGCGACGGCGAGAACACGATGGAGCTGTTGCGGTTGTGCGCGGTGGGCATGCGGTGTGCGGCCGACCGGGGCGCTCCGGAGGCCAGTGACGAGCTCGCCCTGCTGGCCGGGTCGGTCCGGGGCCGGAAGCTGACCGCCGAGGAGGAGCAGCTTCTGTCGTTGTGCGCCGCGGAACGGAAGCGGAGCCGGCGCGCGGACACGGCCGAGGTGTGGTCGCAGGTCGCCGCCGGCTGGGCCGGCCTGGATCGCGCCTATCCGGCGGCGTACGCCCGGTGGCGGGAGGCCGAGGCGGCCGGCCGTGACCGGGACCGGGCGAAGCGGGCCGCGCGGGAGGCGCACCGGGCGGCGCGGGCGCTGGGTGCCGCCCCACTGGCCGGGCGGGTCGAACGGTTCGCCGCGCGGATCGGCATGAACCTCGCGGAAGCCGCGCCGCCGTTGCCGTACGGCCTCACGCCGACCGAGTGGGAAGTCCTGGGCTACCTCTACGACGGGTACGACGCCGCCCGCATCGCGCAGCTCCGGGGCCGCAGCCGGCGGACCGTGGAGACGCAGATCGGCCGCGTGTTCCGCAGGCTCGGCGTGCACAACGCCGTCGAGGCGGTCGCGTTCGCCCGCCGGGAAGGGTTCTTCGAAGCGGCCTGA